One window of the Pleurocapsa minor HA4230-MV1 genome contains the following:
- the trmH gene encoding tRNA (guanosine(18)-2'-O)-methyltransferase TrmH: protein MIPRRYERIKQVLAQRQPDLTVLMEDVHKPHNLSAIIRTCDAVGIFAVHAVNRHTDTPTYSQVAQGSEKWVKLHSHPDIKTAIKHLQQQQHQVYAAHLSAIAVDYREVDYTKPTAILLGTERWGVTAEAAELVDGHIIIPMQGMVQSLNVSVANAVVLFEAQRQRLQAGFYDRVRLTPEVYQQTAFEWGYPDIAAMYHRQGKPYPQLGEQGEILH, encoded by the coding sequence ATGATTCCCAGAAGATATGAACGAATCAAGCAAGTTCTGGCTCAACGACAGCCCGATCTGACGGTATTAATGGAGGATGTCCATAAACCTCATAACCTTTCGGCAATTATTCGTACCTGTGACGCGGTGGGTATTTTTGCCGTACACGCCGTAAATCGTCATACTGATACGCCAACTTATTCTCAGGTTGCTCAAGGAAGCGAAAAATGGGTCAAGTTACATTCTCATCCTGATATCAAAACTGCCATTAAACATCTCCAACAGCAGCAGCATCAGGTTTACGCGGCTCATCTAAGTGCGATCGCTGTAGACTATCGTGAAGTTGACTATACTAAGCCAACAGCGATTCTTTTAGGTACAGAAAGATGGGGTGTCACCGCTGAAGCTGCCGAACTGGTGGATGGACATATTATTATTCCCATGCAGGGTATGGTACAGTCCCTTAATGTGTCTGTGGCTAATGCGGTAGTCTTATTTGAAGCCCAACGGCAACGTTTACAGGCTGGCTTTTATGATCGAGTTCGTTTAACTCCAGAAGTTTACCAGCAAACTGCTTTTGAATGGGGCTATCCCGATATTGCAGCTATGTATCATCGTCAGGGGAAACCATATCCTCAACTGGGTGAACAAGGGGAAATACTGCATTAA
- a CDS encoding PLP-dependent aminotransferase family protein, with protein MKIPIDRQAAKPIYLQIRDRLNRLIKLETFKAGDRLPSIRTLARTLQVNKLTVIEAYSILEADGLIHARPGAGYFINPPATICQQTKSNFAPIQEVIIPENKSISFMEIYQLSVQVKSKPGAIDFSSGFPISSGLKDLQRHARRAMKQVTETLFNYDFPQGQEILRQQTAKMLIQLGLEVSAQDLIITNGSKQGLSLVMNYYLQPGDWIVTESPTYYGTLDIIENIGAKIIGIPMQSSGMNLELLEQYLKSHRPKLIYTVSTLHNPTGITTTLQHRQQLLVLAEQYGCLILEDNAYEGLNFAPVPPPIKSLDCSDTVIYTGTFSKTLMPGLRVGYLLATGKHYHPLLQQKLFHDLHVSTVSQAIVSEYLASGQHRHHLNHLRSSNLSSRNAMLQGLANYFPDEATWTIPNGGLFLWVQLPPEISLLSLAHQAWSENVFVYPGMPFFPGKKGYNALRLNFSHSPETIDRGIKVLGKLLKQHLI; from the coding sequence ATGAAGATTCCTATTGACCGTCAGGCAGCCAAACCAATTTATCTACAAATTCGCGATCGCTTGAATCGTTTAATCAAATTAGAAACTTTCAAAGCAGGCGATCGCTTACCTTCAATTCGTACTTTAGCTAGAACTCTTCAAGTCAATAAGCTTACTGTAATTGAGGCTTATAGCATCTTAGAAGCAGATGGTTTAATTCATGCTCGTCCTGGAGCGGGATATTTTATCAATCCGCCAGCTACTATTTGTCAACAGACTAAATCTAACTTCGCGCCGATTCAAGAAGTAATTATTCCTGAGAATAAGAGTATTTCCTTTATGGAAATTTATCAACTTTCAGTTCAGGTAAAAAGTAAACCAGGGGCGATCGATTTTAGTAGTGGATTTCCTATTTCATCAGGTTTAAAAGATTTACAACGTCACGCCAGGCGAGCGATGAAACAGGTTACCGAAACCTTATTTAATTATGATTTTCCTCAAGGACAAGAAATTCTCAGACAGCAGACGGCTAAAATGCTAATTCAATTAGGATTAGAAGTTTCTGCTCAAGATCTAATCATTACTAACGGTTCAAAACAAGGATTATCTTTAGTAATGAATTATTATCTTCAGCCTGGAGACTGGATTGTAACTGAAAGTCCAACTTACTATGGCACATTAGATATTATCGAAAATATCGGGGCAAAAATTATTGGTATTCCCATGCAAAGTTCTGGTATGAATCTAGAACTTTTAGAGCAGTATCTGAAAAGCCATCGTCCTAAATTAATCTATACAGTATCTACTCTGCACAACCCGACAGGTATCACAACTACACTCCAGCATCGTCAGCAACTATTAGTTCTAGCCGAACAGTACGGATGTTTGATATTAGAAGATAATGCCTATGAAGGTTTAAACTTTGCACCAGTACCCCCACCAATAAAATCATTAGATTGTAGCGATACCGTAATTTATACAGGCACTTTCTCCAAAACCCTCATGCCAGGTTTAAGAGTAGGCTATTTATTAGCTACGGGAAAACACTATCATCCTTTACTACAGCAGAAACTGTTTCACGATCTTCACGTTTCCACGGTTTCCCAGGCAATTGTAAGTGAATATTTAGCTTCAGGACAACATCGTCATCATCTCAACCATTTGCGATCTAGTAATCTATCTAGTCGTAATGCGATGCTACAAGGGTTAGCCAACTATTTCCCCGATGAGGCAACCTGGACAATCCCCAATGGTGGTTTATTTCTTTGGGTACAGCTACCACCTGAAATTTCTCTCTTATCCCTAGCGCATCAAGCATGGTCAGAGAATGTTTTTGTTTACCCAGGGATGCCCTTTTTCCCAGGAAAAAAAGGATATAATGCCTTGCGCCTAAACTTTTCCCATTCTCCCGAAACTATCGATCGTGGTATTAAGGTTTTGGGGAAATTATTAAAACAGCACTTGATTTAA
- a CDS encoding DUF5615 family PIN-like protein has product MKIVIDMNIPPSWVSVFEAAGYQAVHWSTVGDITAKDTTIMAWAVSNGYMVFTHDLDFGTLLAISEANTPSVIQVRTQDVFPDKLSKIVLDALKQFQSELETGALITVNEAQAKARILPIKRNS; this is encoded by the coding sequence ATGAAAATAGTTATCGACATGAACATACCCCCTTCGTGGGTATCTGTATTTGAAGCTGCTGGTTATCAAGCCGTCCACTGGTCAACTGTAGGTGATATCACAGCTAAAGATACAACTATCATGGCTTGGGCGGTGAGTAATGGTTACATGGTTTTTACCCATGACTTAGATTTTGGTACGCTGTTGGCAATATCAGAAGCTAATACACCAAGTGTAATTCAGGTTAGGACTCAGGATGTTTTCCCTGATAAATTGAGCAAGATAGTATTAGATGCTTTAAAACAGTTTCAGTCTGAACTAGAGACGGGTGCTTTAATTACAGTGAATGAAGCTCAAGCTAAAGCCAGGATACTACCAATCAAACGAAATTCTTAA
- a CDS encoding 50S ribosome-binding GTPase, whose amino-acid sequence MVSIKPWQIVVLVIPIAAIIIFLLVAAGSQIHDWGLNWIWGVVVVVFTLWRWLLVKWTKSPLAEMEEAIAEIKEEFSAQDSELNVAADKERQINAALQQVIAKTKLDEPIWSDWQTFWQRCLELVSAIAHTYNPEVKRPLLNIYLPQAYGLIRGTVDDTDRAMQKLAPVLNRVSIGQAVEAFEVYRKLEPSARKLGKVFNWSQWLINPTAAVAKQATKKFNNQANQELLVNFGQLMREVALRNLARQAIALYGDETIAIPLPEVTADPALPKAQTQTLRAILESVEPETEVAQKPVKIILVGRTGAGKSSLINTLFQASLAEVDILPSTEQIKTYTWKTPTNEVLNLLDTPGYEQVNRPELRSQVLDYAATADLLLLVTPALDPALQMDLDFLQTLKQDLPDLSAIGIVTQVDRLRPIREWNPPYNWQEGTQPKEKSIREATNYRVEQLGDICELILPIVTEDLSSNRPAWNIEALSLELVQAIAPSKQLRLARFLRNLDARSSAAAKIIDRYTRQMATTQGLTSLLKSPILKFISTMTTGNPTLAYVLAEQIPVEQAPVVMGKLQMAYDLYTLLNPNSSISNFDLRSIWSLLLENNSVGNNNAWAFGHALVEYWTKNLTSEQLRDRYNFYLQQK is encoded by the coding sequence ATGGTAAGTATCAAACCCTGGCAGATAGTAGTATTAGTAATACCGATCGCGGCAATTATAATTTTTCTTTTAGTAGCAGCAGGTTCACAAATTCACGATTGGGGTCTTAACTGGATTTGGGGAGTAGTGGTAGTAGTTTTTACCCTGTGGCGCTGGTTATTGGTGAAGTGGACAAAATCACCCCTAGCGGAGATGGAAGAAGCGATCGCCGAAATCAAAGAAGAGTTTTCGGCACAGGATTCGGAGCTAAATGTAGCAGCAGACAAAGAACGGCAGATAAATGCTGCTCTCCAACAGGTAATCGCTAAAACCAAGCTGGATGAGCCGATATGGTCAGATTGGCAGACTTTTTGGCAACGATGTTTAGAATTAGTTAGTGCAATCGCCCATACTTATAATCCTGAAGTAAAACGCCCTCTACTCAATATTTATCTGCCCCAAGCTTACGGTTTAATTCGGGGTACAGTAGACGATACAGATCGTGCCATGCAGAAATTGGCTCCTGTTTTAAATCGAGTTTCGATTGGACAAGCAGTAGAAGCATTTGAAGTTTATCGTAAGTTAGAGCCATCAGCGCGCAAGCTAGGTAAAGTATTCAATTGGTCACAATGGTTAATTAATCCCACCGCAGCAGTAGCCAAGCAGGCCACCAAAAAATTTAATAATCAAGCAAATCAAGAGTTATTAGTTAATTTTGGTCAATTAATGCGAGAAGTGGCTTTAAGAAATCTAGCTCGCCAGGCGATCGCCCTCTATGGGGATGAAACTATCGCGATTCCTCTGCCTGAAGTTACTGCCGATCCTGCCTTACCAAAAGCCCAAACTCAAACCCTCAGAGCTATTTTAGAATCGGTTGAGCCTGAGACAGAAGTTGCTCAAAAGCCTGTGAAGATAATCCTGGTGGGGCGTACAGGGGCGGGCAAAAGCAGTCTGATTAATACCCTCTTCCAAGCCAGTCTAGCGGAAGTAGATATCTTACCCAGTACCGAACAGATCAAAACTTACACCTGGAAAACGCCAACTAACGAAGTTCTAAACCTATTAGATACTCCTGGTTACGAACAGGTAAACCGCCCAGAATTGCGATCGCAAGTATTAGATTATGCAGCCACCGCAGACTTATTATTATTAGTCACGCCAGCCCTAGATCCTGCCCTCCAGATGGATTTAGATTTCTTGCAGACATTAAAACAAGATCTACCCGACTTAAGTGCAATTGGCATTGTGACTCAAGTAGATCGCCTCCGTCCAATCCGTGAATGGAATCCCCCCTATAATTGGCAAGAAGGTACACAGCCTAAAGAAAAGTCTATCCGCGAAGCCACTAACTATCGCGTCGAACAACTGGGAGATATCTGCGAACTGATCCTGCCAATCGTGACCGAAGACCTTAGCAGTAATCGCCCTGCTTGGAACATAGAAGCATTATCTTTAGAGTTAGTTCAGGCGATCGCCCCTAGCAAACAGTTACGTTTAGCCCGTTTCTTGCGAAATCTCGACGCTCGCAGCAGCGCAGCAGCCAAAATTATCGATCGCTATACTCGTCAAATGGCAACCACTCAAGGTTTAACCTCATTGCTCAAAAGCCCGATCCTCAAATTCATTTCCACTATGACCACAGGAAATCCTACCCTCGCTTATGTTTTAGCCGAACAAATCCCCGTCGAGCAAGCCCCCGTAGTCATGGGTAAACTCCAGATGGCTTACGATCTTTACACCTTACTTAACCCAAACTCTAGTATCAGCAATTTCGATTTGCGCTCAATCTGGTCATTACTCTTAGAAAATAATAGCGTGGGGAACAATAACGCCTGGGCATTTGGTCATGCTTTAGTTGAATATTGGACAAAAAATCTTACTTCAGAGCAATTACGCGATCGCTATAATTTTTATCTCCAGCAAAAATAA
- a CDS encoding DUF433 domain-containing protein, protein MNLDRITFNPEVMGGKPCIRGMRVTVGTVVGLMASGHTPEEILKAYPYLENDDIYQSLAYAAWRTEEIEVPLTSA, encoded by the coding sequence ATGAACTTAGATAGAATTACCTTCAATCCCGAAGTAATGGGTGGTAAACCTTGTATTCGAGGAATGCGGGTTACGGTAGGAACGGTTGTAGGTTTGATGGCTTCAGGTCATACCCCAGAGGAAATCCTTAAAGCCTATCCCTATTTAGAAAATGATGACATCTATCAGTCATTAGCTTATGCTGCGTGGCGTACAGAAGAAATTGAAGTACCCCTGACTTCTGCATGA
- a CDS encoding DMT family transporter, which produces MTISKELWGWLYGFLGVLIFSLTLPVTRIAVAELDPVFVGLGRAVIAGGLAIILLTLTRQSIPPKRFWLRFVVVAVGVVVGFPLLTAIAMKNAPASYGAVITGLMPLATAFYGVWRGKEQVTKSFWLFALMGSGLVIIFAMQSGTKSLSATDLALFGAVVSAGVGYGEGAILARTFGAWQVICWSLVLSLPALLPIVFNAFPTSFNSISTNAWLGFFYVSVFSMFLGFFAWYQGLVWGGIANVGQIQLLQPFLTILASAILLHEALTSRTLGFALGVIICVAFSKRFGNYLNS; this is translated from the coding sequence ATGACTATAAGTAAGGAATTATGGGGTTGGTTATACGGTTTTTTAGGAGTACTAATTTTTAGTCTTACTTTACCCGTTACTCGTATTGCCGTGGCAGAATTAGACCCAGTTTTTGTTGGTTTAGGTCGAGCTGTTATTGCTGGAGGTTTAGCAATAATTTTGCTAACTCTAACTCGGCAATCCATACCACCTAAGAGGTTTTGGCTTAGATTTGTAGTGGTTGCCGTCGGGGTTGTAGTTGGGTTTCCTCTGCTGACGGCGATCGCGATGAAGAATGCTCCCGCATCCTATGGGGCAGTAATTACAGGACTTATGCCCCTTGCTACTGCCTTCTATGGTGTGTGGCGGGGTAAGGAACAGGTTACTAAATCCTTCTGGCTTTTCGCTCTCATGGGTAGTGGATTAGTCATTATCTTTGCGATGCAGTCGGGGACTAAATCCCTTAGCGCGACAGATTTGGCTCTATTTGGCGCAGTAGTTTCTGCTGGCGTAGGTTATGGGGAAGGTGCAATTTTAGCTCGTACATTTGGTGCCTGGCAGGTTATTTGTTGGTCACTAGTGCTTTCTCTACCTGCTCTTTTACCAATTGTATTTAATGCTTTCCCTACTTCGTTTAATTCTATTTCGACTAATGCTTGGCTGGGGTTTTTTTACGTCAGCGTTTTTAGTATGTTTTTAGGATTTTTTGCCTGGTATCAAGGACTTGTTTGGGGAGGGATTGCTAATGTCGGTCAAATACAGTTGCTTCAACCCTTTCTCACTATTTTAGCATCAGCAATTTTACTCCATGAAGCCTTAACTAGTCGCACTCTTGGTTTTGCGCTGGGGGTAATTATTTGTGTGGCATTCAGTAAACGTTTTGGTAACTATTTAAACTCGTGA